The stretch of DNA TGTTTGTTGATGTCAATGTATTTTCATGATCTTATAGATGAATTGTTGAAGGAAATAAGCCTGAAATCAACTATTGGGAAAATTGGACTTGGGTGCCCCTACCCTGCTTGGGCAGTACTTATGTGTATCATTTTTTGGAGTcgtttgataattttttagaaTCATTCTAGGTGTTACGTGCTGAAAATATTGTTCACTTCAtcttaccaatttttttttgggataATAGCCACTAAATACAATTAATTCCAACCCAACACAATCCTTCAAGAATACCTATGAAGAGAAATAAGAGTGAAATCTCAACGAAGGAGAGGGAAGAATATCATCACTACTACTTTGAGAGATAAACACTACAAAAGAGGAACAAATacataattaacatatacacaaatatacaaattttAACTTTGATCCCACTTAAATCTTTACCTTCAATTACAAAGCAAAGAATTCCTATCATTAGATCGGtgataatatatttttctttgggTAGATAGGGTATACAATTTAAAGCTTTGACTTTTTAAATGACAtaaattcaataattttttagCAACATAAGTACataatatttataagtataatttttttctaatttcgtCAGTATagactattttttatttaatgagaacatatataaagtcaaaattttgaattatttggtcTGCATAGAAACATCTAAtatcaattacttttaattttttttaataaatttaaaacataaTTTTATAAACATTAAATACTTATATTCActacaaaatattaaatttataccctcataaaattaaaattataagtacTTGTTATTTgcttttttattcttattaattaCCACCAAAGAAACTCAAAATTTCCATCATAATTAACCCAACCCATTATAGAAAGTACACGTGGGTGggggttttattttttattttgtaatttgtaatttgtttatttacttttcaattatttttatatgaatttaatttttgtgtatttattttctttctaatttccaaaaagaaaagaaaacaaagttaAGTGTCTCTATGATTCAGATACTGACATGTCACACCCATTATTTGTCGCTTAATATAATTAAGAGTTTACTTTATCAAAGGCATACCACAACAAGTGTCTTCCTCCCACTTATATATAAATCTACATGTAAATGTTTagcaatatataaatatatatattttgggacACGATATTGTTCCGTGATATACTTTCACGTAAcgtattccgtggtacattagatgggtctcagaatatgttacaattttttaactttaattaccTCTAGATCAACCCCAAccctcagatcaaataactttcTCATCTAATGGCTGTCGTACATCAcgaaattttttagtttaattttttttcatattcatgtacgttatagctatttaagataacctacaaaattttgagaaattcaaaataatttacaatatagaaaataatattcaaacagtctattttacacgcgtatgaaataaaatagtcactcgtacaacacactgtttgaacgtaattttcggcgtgttaaacttttctaaatttcttaaaattttacaggatgtcttaaataactataacgtacatgactatgagaaaaaatttgtctaaaaaattatttcgggtgctaaaataaataaaagtacatCAATATATTCATTTTAAGAGGGTGCATTggaaaattttcatatattataaagtattgcataattatatataataaagtaagagagagagagagagggggatgAGCCCTCGAGAGTTATGCCGGTTACTTTAGGCACTGAACCACTGAGAGAGCTTGACAAACACAACACACAAACAGTACTCACACTCACACAcactgtatttatatatatatatatatatatgtatggactctctctctctctggctCTGctctgttatatatatatatacatatagatatagttattatttatatggatataatatatattctatattcTTTATTTGTGTGGAGACTGGAGAGTGAGTGGATTATTCAGAGTATTTAGTTCAACAAAAATGTGCAGCGCCTGTTTCCCTACctacatttattatttattttcttttcatcctcaatattcaataattatttaacaCCATTTCttaattgttatattttttttttatttaagcgtttatatattacatcagCATAATCTGGAACTCGAACCCAGGATCTCTAATACACACGCACCCCTTAtagccacttgagctagcctcaagtggttttgttaattgttatatttttttagataacTTATCCTAttacaaattaatatatgtatgaaaaaaaatatacttataataaaaaatttaaatcttatttttttatattataaattatttataatttttaaaaatttacatgtaGTCTAAAAGCACTTTTAATAACTTCTTTActctatcttttaaaatatatcttaaaaattctaatttttctattttaaaatacacTTTTATTACATTACAACAtatgttaaattttttgaagtacattactaaaaaattacatattttaaattttaatatattttatttatttcaaacatataatattaatgtatatacatattctcgtgcacaaataattattaaaactaaaataattaataaaatatatttagaatattatataaatatagagtGTGAATAACAAATTCTATCTCCCTATCTCTTTATCTGGGCGGCCGAAATTCTATCTAGGATTCTGGAAAACGCCCAAAATTTGGGGATCATTAAGGGGATCAGGCTGAGTAGGGGGGCCCTCTTCTTTCACATATcttctttgctgatgatctcaTTCTAGTTGGAAAAGCCAATGTGGAGGAGGCCAAGGGGTTCTGGGACTGTCTGGAGAAATTCTGTTCTTGGTCGGGACAAAAAGTGAATAAAATGAAGTCCTCTATTTTCTTTAGTAAGAATACTCCCATTAATATGAAACAGAGGATAAGGGAGCTGTTGGGTTTAAGTTCGCCAGAGGGTAATATTAATTACTTGGGGCTTCCTCTATTCAGAGCAAAACACAAGGATGCAGATTTTAACTTTATTCTGGATAACCTGACCACTAAATTGCATGGTTGGAAAGCTAAAACTCTATCTAAAGCGGGGCGTGCAACTCTTATCAAGTCGGTGGGTTTAGCTCTTCCTTTGTATGATATGCAAACTACCAAACTTTCTAATAGACTGGCCAGGAAGATTGACGGAATGGTGCGTGACTTCTGGTGGGGTTCTGAAAAGGGTAATAGAGGAATTCACCTTAAAGCCTGGGACAAACTCTGCCTCCCCAAATCCTTGGGGGGTCTGGGCTTCCGAAAATCCAAAGAAATGAACCAAGCTTTCCTCGCTAAGTGGGGGTGGAATCTTCTGACAGGGAACCAGTCTTTATGTTGCCGTATCCTTGAGGCCAAATATCTTAAAGGAAAGTCCTTTCTAGATTGTGTTCCGAAAGCCTCGGACTCCTGGTTTTGGAAGAATGTTACTAAGTCAAGAGACGTCATTCGTAAAGGGGCTTGTAAACGTGTGGTCGATGGCCAGGATACCAACATTTGGTTGGACCCTTGGATTGCGCATCTAAAGGGATTCACTCCCCAACCTAGTGGGCGGGTCGTGAGTAGGGAGACCAAGGTAGCCGAGCTCCTGTTACAGAATGGTGGATGGAATTTCCAAAAGCTCCACCAGTTGTTTAATCAGGAAACGATCTCTGCTATCCTCAGCGAATGTGTGCCTACTGGTCGGGGAAAGGATAGCTGGGTCTGGACCTTGGAAAGTAATGGTCGGTTCACCTGCAAATCTGCCTATTTGGCCCAAACCGTGGATAGTTCGAGCCCTACAGAGGTTGCTCCCTCTATGTGAAACAAGCTTTGGAATAGTAAAATCCCAGAGAGACTCAAAGTCCTTTGGTGGTGTATTCTGTCTAAGGCTCTCCCAGTTCGTTCGGTGTTAGGTAGAAGGTTTCCTATTGAGGATGAGAGTTGCCCCCTGTGCGGAGCAGAAAGTGAAACTATGGAGCATTTATTTCTCTCTTGTAATGTTGCCTTTCACCTATGGCGATCTTCTCCTTGGGGTATCTTCCCCATTTGTGACGCGGGTATAAGAATGTGGGATTGGGTTAAGTTCTTATGGGATCTCAAAAATAAAGGAATTAATGAGCAGAAAACTTTCTTATATGCTTCGCTCATCATTGACACCATCTGGCGGACCAGGAACGAAAAGGTACATCATAATAGTCCGGTGGATATCTTTAAATGTATTGACGCTGTTCgtttttcttttgcagatcatcATGCTTACTTGCTCCCTTGTCCAACCCGATGCCTGACGGAATCTTGGAGTCCACCCCCACAGGATTGGTTGAAGCTCAACTGCGACGTTAGAGTGGGGATGGATAGCATGTCTTGACTGCCGGTGGTTCTGAGGATCACGTCGGCAAGGTGATCTGGGTATCTGCAAAAAGACTGGATTTTTCTAGTGCTCTCTGTGGGGAAGCGGCGGCCTGCTGTTTGGCCATAGAGGAGGTAAAAGCTCGCGGTATTCAGTACCTTATAGTGGAGAGTGACTTGAGGGTGGTGATCAACGTCCTCAATGGGAAGGAGTCTCGTTGGGGGCTTGATAACTATGTCTCTTTTTGTAAAACCACCTCCACCTCTTTTATTGGTTGTAATTTTCATTTCGTCCGTAGACAGTGTAATTTTatggcccataatgtggctaacTGGGCATTTTCCAATCAGAGGTTTGGCTCTATGCCGATTTCCTCTTTGCCtgaaattatattttgtaaTGACCGGGAGGTCTAACAGTTTCTAATCTAATATAAGTATGCTTttcttcatcaaaaaaaaaataagaatagcaaattttaaagaaattttaaaacgAAAAAAAAGTACTTTAAAGTATTTGTTATAGCGTATTTTTAatacagttatttaaataatttaaaacttttttatttcagaaaaattattatgagtgttctaaataattataatgtacacgattatataaaaaaaaataaattaaaaaattctcgTAAATATTAAAACAGATAAAAAATATACCGAAACAGTACAAAAGTAGTGGTGTAGTGAGTGGTGAAAGGTGGGGTTATTGTTGTTTGGTTAtggttgatgatctttcttttcAATCGCCCGCATTCATCGTACTCTTTATGATATGtccacgtatatatatatatattatgtatatgtatatgtctCCCAACCCATTCCCCAATGCATCATATACCCTCTAAAACTCCATAATTCATACCCTAGACTTTATTACTATATCACTTCTTTgaccaacaataaaaaaatgacaaactttattactatatatatatcacatgaATCATTTCCTTCTTATATATTAGAAAGTAATAATGTATAGTAACATCAATCTAATAATATTACCACttcactattattattattaaaataaaaaaaataacatatataaataattttaacaataaaattaaagaataattatataagacaccattttttataaaatatttacatttttacgttcaaaaaatatttttttacatttttacggttttccaaaaaataacacgaaaacaacataaaatcaacaagaaaacaacataaaagtaatatgaaaataacatcaaaataataacaaaaaaaaaacaaaaaataacatacatataacaaaaaattaacaacaaatgaacaaaatttcaacataaaaagaccgtattttatgtaaataaaatcaaaaaaattgtaaaaatatttaaaattccgtgaaactgtatttttgttgttttttttttttgttgtttttgtgcatttgtgaaattaaccctaaaattaagGGGTATAttgaaaaatacctcttttatttatcaattaaccaaatctacctttaattttatatttaattgaaacatacctctttttatatgtattgtacccaaaataccctgatatAAGGAAGTCACATAGAGAGTATATTGAGGTGATAGGGGTAAAATCGGTAAAGTGtttaaaaaagaggtaaaaatgataagttttaaaaaagagggtaagaATAAAAGAAGACagtataaaaagggtatagagtctaGTTTCTTCTAAAATTAATGTTACCTATATTATATAGCTTGTGATTTTGGGCCTTAgtgaagaaaaaagagaagaagtgtttacaaaaatattaaattttgagcaaaaatttataaatttactgTACAAAAATTTTTATATCTAAGGGAAACAAATATGGCATTTAAAGTGTCTCCAAAATtactattaatagttttatatttaagttttaccttaaaaaataattaaaagtgaGTTAAAAGTATTAActgttataaatagaaaattaacaaattcAAAATGGCATATATCGCAATCACTTTGGAAATAACCGAGtacaaaatatacaaattacaAAAGAAAATACAGGATATTCGAAGATAAGATGAGTCACCATATAAAACATTTATAATGCGAGACGAACTTAAAAAATCCACATAAAGAACTGCTAAAGTTATTTGTGAGTAACACAGTGTAGGAAGACTTCTCGGTTAAATAATCATTTATTGGATAAAATTTAATGAAAGTTATTAGACAGTTATGCATTTTATCACATATTGTAATTACATGAAACGTGGAGATTGATCACGTTTTATGAACATTTATTAAGATAAGTCCAAAAGAAATAACTGTAATATTAGAAATTCTATAAATAGGATAGAAGACCACTATACAAAGGATGTCAAAATGATGGAGGGATCATCTTGAGAgaaatttatcatttattttttatatttattgaattcagtattcactaaacaaaatatccaTAAATAAGAAAGAGTAATGGAgtatgtaaaattataaaatcacgTAAATATCTTgtgttaattattttattatctattatttattttgtaaaagttttaTTAAAGTTATTctatttaattcataaataaatattatttattgttaacAAAATTTTGAGTTAAtagtgatatttttaaaattagtaaaaaaattatgtatatttttaaaagaaaatatattttttggccAGTACCTAAACCCTAAATTATATAAGGGGATATTTTGTATATTAGGAATTTTTCTTCCCTATTGATAAGAGAAATAAACAATGAGATAAAGACAACagcaaaaaaacaacaaaaaaaaattaatagaattTTTTTGACTTTATGATAAACAGCTTTTaagttatttatatataaaaaaaaagattgtatgTTATTCgttgttttgttttttaatttttaaaaagtaactTTTTTACAACTTATCTGTCCTTGTAAATGTGTGAAcaaactacttttttttttcagatagTGATAGTATTTGTTttgcttttatttatttttttctaggaaatatatatatatttttttgctttGTCAATGAGTactacatatataaattttttctaaaaaaattaaaaaaaaatattatatgatttAGTTCCACACATTGTTTagcaatattataatttttcacaaatttattaatattcatGCATTTCCACTTTTAGATGCCCATAATAAACTAACATTATTAAAATGTATCAATTTTAAAAGATTTCATTTAAAAATTGCATAAATTGGTCTTTCCATCATAAATTTTTATAACTCTTTTCACAGTATATTATTCTATCATAGCAAGTTTGCTACTTCCCAATattttactagaaaaaaaaatatttttcttcccTAGTTGAATTATAgagttaataatttaattaatacaattattagaAATATTTGGGATTTTTGTTCATCtatacactttaaaataattttttttttttttacagaaatccaCATAACAATCCACATGCCAACTAGCGGATCAACCTAAATTGTAACTTAAATCCAAATAACTACTCACATAAAATACTGAATCAATCTAcaccgtaaaaataaaaattaaaaaattgcatATAAAATAATTTGCCTAAATATTGTCACTTTCAAGTTAACTAAACTATATTTTATAATGAAGAATAAGGTTATACCTTAACATAAATATATGACCCCACTCCAAATAATTCTTGTCTTAATCTTGTTTATGTGCCTAAATAAAAGGAACTCATCAACTTGCAAGAGTCTACTaccaataaattaaatatgtatatgtacatatataaatatgaaaatattatattatatgaaaagaaagaaaagcttGCTTAATTTTGAAAATGGGTCATGTGGGTCCAAACTAGGGGACAAATGGTATCCCTATGATTACAAACTTGCAATTGGCATCACTCATAGGCATAAATATTTGTGCTTTTTTACAAAGCTCAATCATGGGTGACAACCAAAAAAGTAATTGTAACATATAGCCACCAATTtctatatgtacatatatttatttatattttgtaattattaaatttggataacacttaatttaaaaacatAATTATAGATGAAAAATCTAGTGTAGATTTTGAGCtatgattttattttaagagTCTCCATTATAACTTAATCATGATAATAGAAGATTAAACAAGAGGGAcccaaatactaattctatcttatcaaataataataaataataaaaaacagataagcccctaaatctatcacaAGATTTGAAAACCactcaattaattaaataaacatttctCTATTGATCTTGAACAAGGAGTAAATCTAGGAAATTTTATAAaactcaaataattaaatttataaacaaataaataaataattggtgTTTGTTTTAATGATGGGAAATACTCATTTACTTTTAAGGTGAAAAAAAGTTGTTGTAGAatattgattttattatttatatgtgaaatagacattataataattaaagctAAAGGACATTTCTTTTTTGAGATGTGTCCCAAGAAATAATCATTTCTATAAATTATACCCTTAATTtggtagttatttttttttaggggACCTTATTTTGGTAGTTGAGTCAACTAAATCTTGTAACTGGGCTATTATTTGACCCAGATCTGGCCCATTTAGCCAGAAATAAAGAAGGTTTTTATTGAAACTTAACCATTTATTGccaaatatatttaataataggTACATCTAAATGAacaataaattgaaaaattatgttGAATAATTGCCCAAAAATAATGGGTTTTTCAATTCATATGATAAATGAGGCTGGTGTTAGTCTTTTTCTAATTTGGAAAACTAATAATGGGTCATTTCCACCTTGCAAATTCATaactaaagaaaaagaaaaataacaaatttaacaATTAATACAAAACATATCTTTAAacacaattttaattaaatttattttacaatTGCCAAAATGTTACTGTTTCTCTTTTGAAAAAGGTAATCAAACTTTATTAATCTTAAACTTCTATTACCAAACAAGAAAATAATATCCCCAAACTGAAAATGCAATTAAGTTATAAACTATAAATTCTTATAAATGTATGAGCTATTTGGTGAacctttaataaaataaatagagatATTTTATGAATTCACAAGCAAACTTCTTGTATTCTTGTATGACTAAACCAAACAAAGAAATCATTTTAAATGATTTTCGTAATGCTTGTAGCACCGTCAAACAATCCATCTCAAGAACCACATATTGCCCAATGTCTTGTCTATATTGACATGGTTTATACTGTTTGATTGGTTTTGATCGTTTGACATAGAGTTCTGGTGTGTTTGTGGTCTGTTCGTTATGGCTTCGTCAAGCAGAGATGCAGAGGAGTTGGAGGTTCGATGGGATGATTTGCAGATCGATGAGGAAGAAGGAGGAGTCTTATTTGATAATCCTTCTGAATTGGAGGATGAGGTTGATGCAAGATGGTGTCTGGTGGGGAGATTGCTCACGGATCGTGTGTCCGATTTTGATACAGTCCGAAATGTCATGGCTTCACTCTGGCGTCCAGTAAAAGGCATGTTTGTTAAAGAATTAGAGTTTAAtcgttttctttttcaattcttTCATGAACTGGATATTAACAGGGTGCTTGAAGGTACACCATGGACGTTTAACAAAATACCTTTAATTATTCAAAGATTGAAATTAGGAGAAAATCCTAGGTTGGTACCACTAAACACAATGGAGATTTGGGTACAAGTTTATGATCTTAGAGTGGGTTTTCAGTCAGACCGAGTGTTGAGGGCATGTGGCGCTTACATTGGACAATTTGTTTCATCTTGTCCTAAGAATTATTCTGGCATTTGGAGGGAATACTTGAGAGTCCGGGTATTGATCAACATTGATAAACCACTGAAGAGAAGAATGAAAATTTACTACACCAAGGAAGACTATTTCTGGGCAAATTTCAAATATGAGAGGGTGCCCACTTTTTGTTTCATTTGTGGTATACTCGGGCATGGAGAAAGATTTTGTCCCCGTGTTTTTGACGGACCAGTAGAGAAGGTTGTCAAGCCATATGGCTTATTCATGAAAGCCCCAGATCGTCGTTCTCAAAAACAAATTGGTGCAAGGTGGCTTCGTGACAATATGGCAAGACCATTACAAACTGATGTCGCCGTTCCTAGGAGCAGTGGTACTCCGGCGCCAGCTACCAGTTCCAGGAGAGAGGCCGATCCGAGATATCAGGGTGACAGAGAGGACATGGAGATTAATGAGGATGTTGAGGGAGAAATCGTAGGAGAGAATCGTGGGATTGTGGGCGGGATTCAAGGAAAAAGAATTGATGCCGTGAATGGAGGGATATCAATCAATGGGGATGCGGTTAAGGAAAGTTCTTTTGAAAATGGTGCTTTTGTTTTCACGGATCcaaaaagaagaagagttgAGGATAATGATGAGTTGGGCCAGGTTACTGTTCAAAGCTTAGGGCCGGCCCAACAGTTGGTGGATAATGGGAGTGGTGAAGAGGTTATAGCAAAGACCCATGTGGCTGAAAGTGAAATGGgctttattgaaaaaataaatgagggGGGAATGGAAAATTGTTTCGGCCCAGAGGAAGCTACTgtggaaattggtatttttcaaaaaaacgaGTTAAAGGCGGGTACCAAAAATTGGGCCCGCCAAGGATTATGAGTTTTCTAAGTTGGAATTGCCGGGGGCTTGGGAACCCCCGGGTAGTTCAATTCTTGAAGGAAATTGTGTTCCAAAAGAGACCCAATGTGATTTTTTTGTGTGAAACTATTAGTAAACAAGAAAAGATTGAGTTTGTGAAAATAAGTTTGGGGTATGAAgcttgttttgttgttgatgtcGTCGGTCATAGTGGGGGTTTGGCAATGTTATGGAAGGTCCAACATGAAGGTAGACTTCTCAGCTATAGCACTAATCATATAGATATGGTCTTTAATTTGGATGGACATCCAGAATTTCGCCTTACCGGTTTTTATGGAGAACCACAAAGAAGCTTAAGACCGAACACTTGGGGAAGAATTCGACAACTTTCTAGGGAGTCTACGTTGCCTTGGTGTATCATGGGGGATCTTAATAATGTCTTGTCTCAAGGTGATAAATGTGGGGGACGTCCTTATCCAGGGTGGCTTGTGGATGGTTTTCAAGAAGTTGTTGATGAGTGTGAGTTGCTGGATATGGAGTTAATTGGCCATCCTTTTACTTGGGAGAAGGGGAAAGGTACGCCAAACTGGATTGAAGTTAGACTTGATCGTGCTCTTATTTCTAATGCTTGGAATTCTCTTTTTCCGGATGCAAAGCTTTTTAATATGGAGATCTCCGCTTCAGATCATTCTCCTCTTTGGCTTGATCTTGTTTTTCAAAAACCGGTGGTGTTTCTTAAAAGGTTCCGGTTTGAGAATGCTTGGAGTAGGGAGCCTATGTGTAGACAGATTGTTAGCGACAATTGGGAAATGCATAATGAAGATCCTCTGCATCAGAAAATCAAGTGTTGTAGCACTTCCCTTGCTGAATGGGGGAAAGATATAACAGGCAACTTCAAGGATCGTATTTCTCGATGTAATAAGCAGCTGAAACAATTGAAGGGGCGCAGAGATGATACTTCGGTTCAGAAATATAAGGAAACACATGCACAACTGTTTGAGATTCTGACACAGAAGGAGGTCTTTTGGAGACAACGTTCAAAGCAACTTTGGCTACAAGCAGGAGATCAGAATACGAAATATTTCCATGCCTGCGCAAATACAAGGAAGAAAAACAACCAGATTGCTTCTCTCAAGAATGACAATGGTGTGTGGGTTGATTGGGATAGTGGCTTGGCTACAGTGATGGTTGACTATTACAAAGAGCTTTTTTCTGCTTCTGATACAAATTGGGACCGAGTAACTGATTGTGTTCATGGAAGAGTAAGCGCGGAGATGAATTATCAGCTAGTGACTCCGGTTGATAGTGAGGAAGTTAAAAGAGCTTTGTTCCAAATGCATCCAGATAAATCCCCAGGTCCTGATGGCTTTAATCCAGGGTTTTATCAGAAGTTCTGGGACATAGTCGGTTCAGATGTGGTGAAGCTGGTGCAAAACTTTGTAATGATTGGTGAGTTTCCGAACAACCTATATGATACCCATATTGTCCTTATTCCCAAAAAATCAAAGCCTGAATCTATGAGTGATCTTCGTCCTATTGCTCTCTGTAATGTGATCTATAAAGTAGTCTCGAAGGTACTAGCCAACCGTTTGAAAGGTGTTCTTCATCAGGTTATTTCTGAATCTCAAAGTGCTTTCATTCCGGGGCGACTTATTACTGATAATATCTTAATTTCCTTTGAGATTATGCATTACTTGAAACGGAAGAGCACGGGAAAGGATGGAGTTATGGCTATTAAACTTGACATGA from Cannabis sativa cultivar Pink pepper isolate KNU-18-1 chromosome 2, ASM2916894v1, whole genome shotgun sequence encodes:
- the LOC133034580 gene encoding uncharacterized protein LOC133034580, with amino-acid sequence MVDVGAGAATFSNWLLGIFGRGHEGEMEEVVVIKVNVNGDLFEQEGRFGMGCVARNRHGAIVEAFKKGKIGCVQLEIAEIIGIKEALSWIATHSWNRVIMETDSLVCVQAIHSGIFMPSQFGLIIQDVRNLLMALSFVDLCFVKRSANKLAHCLTRDSYFSTGRILQLEDCSSEVTRRVGNEERIDIQRIRELLGLSSPEGNINYLGLPLFRAKHKDADFNFILDNLTTKLHGWKAKTLSKAGRATLIKSVGLALPLYDMQTTKLSNRLARKIDGMVRDFWWGSEKGNRGIHLKAWDKLCLPKSLGGLGFRKSKEMNQAFLAKWGWNLLTGNQSLCCRILEAKYLKGKSFLDCVPKASDSWFWKNVTKSRDVIRKGACKRVVDGQDTNIWLDPWIAHLKGFTPQPSGRVVSRETKVAELLLQNGGWNFQKLHQLFNQETISAILSECVPTGRGKDSWVWTLESNGRFTCKSAYLAQTVDSSSPTEALPVRSVLGRRFPIEDESCPLCGAESETMEHLFLSCNVAFHLWRSSPWGIFPICDAGIRMWDWVKFLWDLKNKGINEQKTFLYASLIIDTIWRTRNEKHVLTAGGSEDHVGKVIWVSAKRLDFSSALCGEAAACCLAIEEVKARGIQYLIVESDLRVVINVLNGKESRWGLDNYVSFCKTTSTSFIGCNFHFVRRQCNFMAHNVANWAFSNQRFGSMPISSLPEIIFCNDREV